Proteins found in one Candidatus Krumholzibacteriia bacterium genomic segment:
- a CDS encoding cold shock domain-containing protein, producing MRTGVIRWFSDHRGYGFIDLDDENRGEPLYVHHTAILGRGYRSLRAGQTVRFEVRRDGSLRQAIDVEVV from the coding sequence ATGCGGACGGGTGTCATCCGCTGGTTCAGTGACCACCGAGGCTACGGTTTCATCGATCTCGACGACGAGAACAGGGGCGAACCCCTCTACGTACATCACACGGCGATCCTGGGGCGCGGTTACCGCTCGTTGCGCGCCGGTCAGACCGTGCGTTTCGAGGTCCGCCGGGACGGTTCGCTCCGGCAGGCCATCGACGTCGAAGTCGTCTGA
- a CDS encoding DnaJ domain-containing protein, translated as MVVDHYDVLGIEPTASTAEVRSAYFRLAKQLHPDRQVRSDPVATERFLAVQNAYEILVDPARREEHDRQRQGGDPTGEPAAAEGPAVVVPEASPAPVGRRGPTLEEARDARLAYQKALSLLENGDRSRALRTMAAVVRAVPDEPDYESMLGHLMALEGERLHRARDHCRRAVEAEPYNADFKARLGYVYLQAGLIATAQDCFDAALELDPRHPLALEHRNGRAKPGSGGLLRSIGRLFGKK; from the coding sequence ATGGTGGTCGACCACTACGACGTCCTCGGGATCGAGCCCACGGCCAGCACCGCAGAGGTCCGCTCGGCCTATTTCCGGTTGGCGAAGCAACTCCATCCCGATCGGCAGGTCCGTAGCGACCCCGTCGCGACCGAGCGCTTCCTGGCCGTGCAGAACGCCTACGAGATCCTGGTCGATCCCGCCCGACGCGAGGAGCACGATCGGCAGCGCCAGGGTGGAGACCCGACGGGCGAACCGGCCGCAGCGGAAGGACCGGCCGTCGTCGTACCCGAAGCGAGCCCGGCACCCGTGGGTCGCCGCGGGCCGACGCTCGAGGAGGCCCGCGACGCGCGGCTGGCCTACCAGAAGGCCCTGTCGCTGCTCGAGAACGGGGATCGAAGCCGTGCCCTGCGCACGATGGCCGCCGTCGTGCGCGCCGTCCCCGACGAGCCCGACTACGAATCCATGCTGGGCCATCTCATGGCCCTCGAGGGCGAGCGCTTGCACCGGGCCCGCGACCACTGCCGGCGCGCGGTGGAGGCGGAGCCCTACAATGCGGACTTCAAGGCCCGGCTCGGTTACGTCTACCTCCAGGCGGGGCTGATCGCGACCGCGCAGGACTGCTTCGACGCCGCGCTCGAACTCGACCCGCGCCATCCCCTGGCCCTCGAACACCGCAACGGCCGCGCGAAGCCGGGCTCCGGCGGCCTCCTACGGTCGATCGGGCGGTTGTTCGGGAAGAAGTGA
- the secA gene encoding preprotein translocase subunit SecA — protein sequence MVLTKLIEKFVKNKAKRDYQKLLPLVDRVKELRPDFEALDDDALRAKTDEFRARLADGETLDDLLPEAFATVWETCRRLTERGESWAVMGQETTWNMVPYDVQIIGGVALHQGKIAEMATGEGKTLVATMPVYLNALAGKGVHLVTVNDYLAQRDAEWMGGIYRWLGLTVGSIRSQMTPAQRRESYNCDITYGTNNEFGFDYLRDNMAVRAEDLVQREYFYAIVDEVDSVLIDEARTPLIISGPVAQTRDRYGELKPAVEKLVRLQTRLVNEHLAEAERVLRNGDEIGDELAVKLLQVNRGGPKLARLLKLKKDHPSIQEVISRTEAAYMRDKAMWEADQDLYYVIEEKQNSVDLTEKGREHFDAGDPDFFVLPDLSVELGRIEGDESLSPEDKAKQVDELHRIYGERNEGVHAVQTLLKAYTLFTKDDEYVIQDGQIMIVDEFTGRIMHGRRFSDGLHSALEAKEGVTIRGETQTYATITLQNYFRMYDKLAGMTGTAETEAGEFHDIYDLDVMVIPTNEPIRRDDRDDLIFRTKREKYNAITDEIQRLNEKGLPVLVGTTTVEVSETLSRMLRRKSIKHNVLNAKQHDREAEIVAEAGRRGGVTIATNMAGRGTDIKLGPGVLEAGDDEDVAGLHIIGSERHESRRIDRQLRGRAGRQGDPGASTFFLSLEDDLMRLFAGVDKISGLMDRMNVEEGEVITHSMVTKAIERAQKRVEGQNFSIRKRLLDYDDVMNKQREVVYTLRRDALLDPDVTPILTEMIEETVDDILEQCVDPNLPSEEWDWELLSLEYTSTFLVPLPVADEERESIGQDVLRDHLLETAIEARSAKRERLGADLTEQLERYVVLRTIDELWKDHLHELDMLRSGIGLRAYGQKDPLLEYKSESFQLFGDMMTRARKETVTRFFRLEVAMKPSPDAVLRGGAARKPDAGAPTAAEDASRAKAQAGSALGTAAGAPQLEGVFDQARTSKDSVSAMGQGATEQQKGQTVVREGEKIGRNDPCPCGSGKKYKRCHGAN from the coding sequence ATGGTTCTCACCAAGCTGATCGAGAAATTCGTCAAGAACAAGGCGAAGCGTGACTACCAGAAGCTGCTTCCGCTCGTGGACCGGGTGAAGGAACTCCGGCCCGATTTCGAGGCACTCGACGACGACGCGCTCCGCGCGAAGACCGACGAGTTCCGCGCGCGTCTCGCCGACGGCGAGACCCTCGACGACCTCCTGCCCGAGGCCTTCGCCACGGTGTGGGAGACCTGCCGTCGCCTCACCGAGCGTGGCGAGAGCTGGGCGGTGATGGGGCAGGAGACCACCTGGAACATGGTGCCCTACGACGTCCAGATCATCGGCGGCGTGGCCCTGCACCAGGGCAAGATCGCCGAGATGGCCACGGGTGAGGGCAAGACCCTGGTCGCGACCATGCCCGTGTACCTGAACGCACTCGCGGGCAAGGGCGTGCACCTGGTCACCGTGAACGACTACCTCGCCCAGCGCGACGCCGAGTGGATGGGCGGGATCTACCGCTGGCTCGGTCTCACCGTCGGTTCGATCCGCAGTCAGATGACTCCGGCGCAGCGGCGTGAGTCCTACAACTGCGACATCACCTACGGAACCAACAACGAGTTCGGCTTCGACTACCTGCGCGACAACATGGCGGTGCGTGCCGAGGACCTGGTCCAGCGCGAGTACTTCTACGCAATCGTCGACGAGGTCGACTCGGTCCTGATCGACGAGGCACGTACGCCGCTCATCATCAGTGGTCCGGTGGCCCAGACGCGCGATCGCTACGGCGAACTGAAGCCGGCGGTCGAGAAGCTCGTGCGCCTGCAGACCCGGCTCGTGAACGAGCACCTGGCCGAGGCCGAGCGCGTCCTGAGGAACGGCGACGAAATCGGCGACGAGCTCGCCGTGAAGCTGCTGCAGGTGAACCGTGGCGGTCCGAAGCTCGCCCGTCTGCTGAAGCTCAAGAAGGACCATCCCTCGATCCAGGAAGTGATCTCGCGGACCGAGGCGGCCTACATGCGCGACAAGGCGATGTGGGAAGCCGACCAGGATCTCTACTACGTGATCGAGGAGAAGCAGAACTCGGTGGATCTCACCGAGAAGGGCCGCGAACACTTCGACGCCGGCGATCCCGACTTCTTCGTGTTGCCCGACCTGTCGGTAGAACTGGGGCGCATCGAGGGCGACGAATCGCTGAGCCCCGAGGACAAGGCCAAGCAGGTCGACGAGCTGCACCGCATCTACGGCGAACGCAACGAGGGCGTCCACGCCGTCCAGACGCTGCTGAAGGCCTACACCTTGTTCACCAAGGACGACGAGTACGTGATCCAGGACGGTCAGATCATGATCGTCGACGAGTTCACGGGCCGTATCATGCACGGCCGCCGCTTCAGTGATGGTCTGCACTCGGCGCTCGAGGCGAAGGAAGGCGTGACCATCCGTGGGGAGACCCAGACCTACGCGACGATCACGTTGCAGAACTACTTCCGCATGTACGACAAGCTGGCCGGGATGACGGGAACGGCCGAGACCGAGGCCGGCGAGTTCCACGACATCTATGATCTCGACGTGATGGTCATCCCGACCAACGAGCCGATCCGCCGTGACGACCGCGACGACCTGATCTTCCGGACGAAGCGCGAGAAATACAACGCGATCACCGACGAGATCCAGCGATTGAACGAGAAGGGCCTGCCGGTGCTCGTGGGCACCACCACGGTCGAGGTGAGCGAGACCCTCAGCCGCATGCTGCGCCGCAAGAGCATCAAGCACAACGTGCTGAACGCCAAGCAGCACGACCGCGAGGCCGAGATCGTGGCCGAAGCGGGCCGCCGGGGTGGCGTGACCATCGCCACGAACATGGCCGGTCGCGGGACCGACATCAAACTCGGCCCGGGCGTGCTCGAAGCGGGCGACGACGAAGACGTGGCCGGACTGCACATCATCGGCTCGGAACGCCACGAGAGCCGGCGCATTGATCGCCAGCTGCGAGGTCGCGCCGGACGCCAGGGCGACCCGGGGGCGTCGACCTTCTTCCTGAGTCTCGAGGACGACCTGATGCGCCTGTTCGCGGGCGTCGACAAGATCTCCGGGCTCATGGATCGCATGAACGTGGAGGAAGGCGAGGTCATCACCCACTCGATGGTGACCAAGGCCATCGAGCGCGCGCAGAAGCGTGTCGAGGGCCAGAACTTCTCGATCCGCAAGCGTCTGCTCGACTACGACGACGTCATGAACAAGCAGCGCGAGGTGGTCTACACCCTCCGGCGTGACGCCCTGCTCGATCCCGACGTCACCCCGATCCTCACCGAGATGATCGAGGAGACGGTCGACGACATTCTCGAGCAGTGCGTCGATCCGAATCTGCCGTCGGAGGAGTGGGACTGGGAGCTCCTGTCCCTCGAGTACACCTCGACCTTCCTCGTTCCGCTGCCGGTGGCCGACGAGGAACGCGAGAGCATCGGCCAGGACGTCCTGCGTGATCATCTGCTCGAGACCGCGATCGAGGCCCGCAGTGCCAAGCGGGAGCGGCTGGGGGCGGACCTGACCGAGCAGCTCGAACGTTACGTCGTGCTACGGACCATCGACGAGCTCTGGAAGGACCACCTGCACGAACTCGACATGCTCCGCAGCGGTATCGGACTGCGTGCCTACGGCCAGAAGGATCCCCTGCTCGAGTACAAGTCCGAGAGCTTCCAGCTCTTCGGAGACATGATGACCCGCGCGCGCAAGGAAACCGTGACCCGGTTCTTCCGCCTCGAGGTGGCGATGAAGCCCTCGCCCGACGCCGTGCTCCGCGGGGGCGCGGCGCGCAAGCCCGACGCCGGGGCGCCGACGGCGGCCGAAGATGCGTCGAGGGCGAAGGCCCAGGCGGGATCGGCTCTGGGCACCGCCGCCGGTGCTCCGCAACTGGAGGGCGTGTTCGACCAGGCGCGTACGAGCAAGGACTCGGTGTCGGCCATGGGGCAGGGAGCGACCGAACAACAGAAGGGCCAGACCGTGGTCCGTGAGGGCGAGAAGATCGGACGCAACGACCCCTGTCCGTGCGGCAGCGGTAAGAAGTACAAGCGCTGCCACGGCGCGAACTGA